One window of Nicotiana tomentosiformis chromosome 11, ASM39032v3, whole genome shotgun sequence genomic DNA carries:
- the LOC138901801 gene encoding uncharacterized protein yields MKAQALAENLVDYDNKPLSTYVLDEDINSIEEVVPDDSHVWKMYFDVVVNIKGVGIGAILILSIGQHYPATARLPFFYTNITAEYKACIMGLKMALDLDVHELLVVGDSNLLIRQAEGEWETGDINLIP; encoded by the coding sequence atgaaagcacaggctttggcaGAGAATCTAGTTGATTATGATAACAAGCCACTGAGCACATACGTCCTCGATGAAGAtatcaactcaatagaggaagtagttccggACGACAGCCatgtatggaaaatgtattttgacgTGGTTGtaaatatcaaaggagttgggatcggggcaatcctcatcttATCTATTGGACAGCATTACCCTGCAACGGCCcgacttcctttcttctataccAATATTACGGCAGAATACAAAGCTTGTATTATGGGTTtaaaaatggccctcgatctggatgtgcatgaactattggttgtGGGAGACTCCAACCTGCTTATCCGGCAAGCCGAAGGTGAATGGGAGACTGGAGACATCAATCTTATTCCATAG
- the LOC117274470 gene encoding uncharacterized protein, producing MVVDDLSKVDSTTLNVGVQGNSEIDRSDHLYLHPSDNPGVMIVFVPLIVIGYRSWRLSVLRGLLVKNKLGFINGECKRPDPHSPIFRQWERCDDMVSSWILNSLSKYIVDSVEYANDVVKLWIELEDRYEQINGARLYQIQKKINDTSQGTLDITSYYTKLKKIWEELSTLSKRSQYSCNCTCGAKENFYKGEQDK from the coding sequence ATGGTTGTGGACGATTTAAGCAAGGTAGACAGTACAACATTGAATGTCGGAGTTCAAGGAAATTCCGAAATCGATCGAAGCGATCATTTGTATTTGCACCCGTCAGATAATCCCGGTGTTATGATTGTGTTTGTTCCTTTAATTGTAATTGGTTATCGATCATGGAGGCTTAGTGTATTGCGAGGATTGTTGGTTAAAAATAAACTAGGGTTTATAAATGGTGAATGCAAGCGTCCAGACCCTCACTCACCCATATTCCGTCAGTGGGAGCGATGTGATGATATGGTATCCTCTTGGATCCTCAATTCTCTTTCGAAGTACATTGTGGATAGTGTTGAATATGCGAATGATGTTGTGAAGTTATGGATTGAGCTAGAAGATCGATATGAGCAAATAAATGGAGCTAGACTATATCAAATccaaaagaaaataaatgatACATCTCAAGGAACCCTTGATATCACCAGCTACTACACTAAACTGAAAAAAATTTGGGAAGAATTAAGCACTTTGAGTAAAAGGTCCCAGTACAGCTGTAATTGTACTTGTGGTGCCAAGGAAAACTTCTACAAAGGTGAACAGGATAAATGA